TCCAAGAGGGTTCGGTAATAGGCCCAAGGGTTGCGTCAGCGTTTCGGCTGCTGACAGACCGGTGATCCGCTGGGCCTCCCGGTTAAAGACGGTGATGGCTCCATCGACGTTCGCGGCGATCACACCGCTGACGAGGCTGTCCACCAGGGTTTCGTTGTATATTTTGCTGTCCTGCAATTGGGTGTAGAGCCGGGCATTGTTAAGCGCCACAGCCAGTTGATTACAGAGAAGCTGCAATGCATGTTGTTCAGGGGCACCATAGATTGAACCCGATAGCCGGGGGCCAAGAAGGACGATGCCCTCTAGGCCCTCCTGTGAGCGTAGGCTGACCGCGGCGGCGAATTGATTCTGATCCAGCAGACGGCACGCCGCTGCGACGAGGGCAGTGGGTTTCAGGCGATGAATGATAACAGGAACAAGCGGTTCATCCCATTCGAGGAGTGCCTGAGGGATAGGGCTATTCCTGCTTAGCGTGAGAACCTCGTTGTCCTCGGCTTTTGGATAACGTTGAACATAACGTGAGTCCTCGCCGATGAAGATGCAGACACGATCCGTGCCAATGGTCTTAATGAGGAGATCCGCGAACTCGTGAAGGAGTGTTTCGACAGTGCGTATGGAGAGCATGAGCGCGTTAGCTGAACGCATTAGATCGCTTATGTTAAGGGTCGCGAAGTTCACAAATAGGCGGGCGGCTACCTGCTGCATCAGCCCGCTGGCGGGTACCATGGAAAAGGCTACCACAAGGGAGGCAATAAAATAAGAGAGAGCAGGGAGTGGGATCCAGAGTTTTTGGAGAACGAAGTTGAGAAGCAGGCATGTTCCCGCGTAAAGCAAGGCCAGCCAGGCGAATAACAGGGCATAGGCTGTTAGCCGCCTCATGAAATAGGCCACATCCATGATGCGCCGGGTGGCGATGCCATAGGCGATAACAATATAAAGACAGAGGACGGAAAGGGGCGTGAGTTGCACCGATTGGGAGTTGTTGGTGAACAGCGGAATCACCAGTGCGGTGACAATGCCGATAAATACGCTGGAGCCGCTTCCCAGAAAGATAAACTGCAGCTCCGTTTTTTGGATCCCGACAGAGTTCCTGAGATCACGAACAAAACGATACAGTAGCGTCATCAGGCCGAACACGAAAAAGACACCATAGATTGGAAAAGCGATACTGTAAACGGGATCTGGGATCGAGCGTGCGGTCTCTGCGGTTGTGGTGGCGTAGGAGGCTCCTAAAATAAAAAAGCGGGTTAATGAAACGAGCCCCATGGCGACTGAGATTGTGAACCAAAGCAGGGATTTCGAGAGGATGCGACGCCAGGATTCTGTCGGACGGACGATGGTCGCGCGCAATAAGTCGAAGCAGACGGGAATCATGGCCCCGATCATCATGCAACCCCGTATGAATATGGCGGCGACATCGAGGTTCGGCGCAAGAAAAGCCGAGGCCATGCAGCTTTGCCAAACCAGAAGGAGCAGGGAAAGGATGAGAAAAGATTGGTTCGCGCGGCGTTGTGGATTGGTATAGAAAACAAAAAGTCCAACCATCAGGTCGATGGCGATGATGAGGAAGTGAAACACTGAAAGTAGATTCATCTCATGAAACCCTTTCGGTGATAAGGCAGCTATTTCCTCCTCCGAGGCCGTGCGCATTAATCAGGATACAGTTTAGATGCGCATGTCTCGCATGGAGTGGAACATAGTCGAGATCGCATTCGAGATCTGGCTTTTCGAGGTTCGCCGTGGGCGGGATTATTCCGTGGCGGGTCGCCAGGGAACAGGCGATAAGTTGAAACGGCCCTGCAGCGGATAAGGGGTTGCCGGTGACCCCTTTGATGGAACTCACCGGCACCTTGTGCGCATGTGTCCCAAATACATTTTTAATCATCTTTGTTTCCATGCGATCCAAGACGGGATGGCCTGGGCCGTGTGCACAAATGAAGTCAACATTCAGGGGGCGTCGACCCGCATTGGCGAGTGCTTCGTTCATAGTCGCATTCAGGCCTGATCCTGAGACTGCCGGATCAGTGTCAAAACGGGTGGCGTATCCGGTAATCTCAAGATATGGCTTGGCGTTGCGTGCAAGTGCATGTGTCAAATTTTCAAGGATGAGTATCCCTGCGCCCTCCGAGATGACGCCGGAGTCATGATCCGCATCGAATGGGCGGCTGGCTTTCCCGGGGGTCTCATTACGTAAAGAAACTAAGCCGGCCTTTGCCAGACATGCAAAGGTCAGTGGGTTAATGGGCGCATCAGTCCCGCCGCAAACAACAACATCCGCGCGGCCTGCGCGGATCAGATCGGCGGCCGCGCCAATGGCGTCAAGTCCAGCCGCACATGCGGAAGCAATGGTCGTGGACCGTGATATCAGCGGGAAGTTCAGTGCGATAATACTGGCGGCTTGATGGGGCTGGCAGGCATGAACAATGTGTGAAGGAACTTTTTCTGGCCCCCGCCCCGCCATTCGCTCCATGCCGTGTTCGATAACTTCGATGGCACTCGAACTAACGCCGAGTACCAGGGGTATTGCTTTCTCGGAGATCAGGGTGTCGCACGATAAATTAGCGTCCAGAAACGCTTGGGCTGTGGCTGCAAGAGCCATTTGTGTCTGACGGGCAAGGCGCTTTGTATTAATGCCCGGCCTAATAT
Above is a genomic segment from bacterium containing:
- a CDS encoding beta-ketoacyl-[acyl-carrier-protein] synthase family protein, giving the protein MPHNNRVVVTGLGVVAPNGIGKEAFWSSLLECRSGIKTITLFDASKHSCRIAGEVSDFDPAVHIRPGINTKRLARQTQMALAATAQAFLDANLSCDTLISEKAIPLVLGVSSSAIEVIEHGMERMAGRGPEKVPSHIVHACQPHQAASIIALNFPLISRSTTIASACAAGLDAIGAAADLIRAGRADVVVCGGTDAPINPLTFACLAKAGLVSLRNETPGKASRPFDADHDSGVISEGAGILILENLTHALARNAKPYLEITGYATRFDTDPAVSGSGLNATMNEALANAGRRPLNVDFICAHGPGHPVLDRMETKMIKNVFGTHAHKVPVSSIKGVTGNPLSAAGPFQLIACSLATRHGIIPPTANLEKPDLECDLDYVPLHARHAHLNCILINAHGLGGGNSCLITERVS
- a CDS encoding ATP-binding protein; protein product: MNLLSVFHFLIIAIDLMVGLFVFYTNPQRRANQSFLILSLLLLVWQSCMASAFLAPNLDVAAIFIRGCMMIGAMIPVCFDLLRATIVRPTESWRRILSKSLLWFTISVAMGLVSLTRFFILGASYATTTAETARSIPDPVYSIAFPIYGVFFVFGLMTLLYRFVRDLRNSVGIQKTELQFIFLGSGSSVFIGIVTALVIPLFTNNSQSVQLTPLSVLCLYIVIAYGIATRRIMDVAYFMRRLTAYALLFAWLALLYAGTCLLLNFVLQKLWIPLPALSYFIASLVVAFSMVPASGLMQQVAARLFVNFATLNISDLMRSANALMLSIRTVETLLHEFADLLIKTIGTDRVCIFIGEDSRYVQRYPKAEDNEVLTLSRNSPIPQALLEWDEPLVPVIIHRLKPTALVAAACRLLDQNQFAAAVSLRSQEGLEGIVLLGPRLSGSIYGAPEQHALQLLCNQLAVALNNARLYTQLQDSKIYNETLVDSLVSGVIAANVDGAITVFNREAQRITGLSAAETLTQPLGLLPNPLGNLLKESLSGSLAITNQDYALSQSHGEPIPLRISSSAIYGHAGKKLGAFLVINDLTTIRQLELQVRRTDRLASLGTLAAGMAHEIKNPLVSIKTFTQLMPERYDDADFRETFSSLVGGEVKRIDSIVNQLLRFSRPSKPVLAAISLHDLLSNTLKLLQQQMRSKNIQLSTSFAISPDYINADGDQLSQAFINFFLNAIEAMEQGGTLTVVTSQPSPEHPLSAWWNGHPDRPMILVRIQDTGEGISPEDLMHIFDPFFTTKSQGTGLGLSVAHGIIQEHNGLIDVKSESGRGTTFTIALPLLKEDKPA